In Brachypodium distachyon strain Bd21 chromosome 2, Brachypodium_distachyon_v3.0, whole genome shotgun sequence, one genomic interval encodes:
- the LOC100837476 gene encoding LOB domain-containing protein 20 produces the protein MQGAPDQPPCSKHAVTRTAGAAPGQQQQQRAEKEEASSAGPGAPCGACKFLRRRCAPGCVFAPHFSGGGGRERGAAQFAAVHRVFGASNVAKLLSRVPVALRRDTARTVCYEAQARIADPVYGCVGTILALQHQVALLQGQLSILQSQLFNYRLAFASTHPDADHFAALQPAYSAGSAPSQMVTYDDLPQAVDFMDVEPQMRGLESLQLSQPPHLEENESQDMSPFSDNVGQQPQP, from the exons ATGCAGGGGGCCCCGGATCAGCCGCCCTGCAGTAAGCACGCCGTAACGCGGACTGCGGGCGCGGCAccggggcagcagcagcagcagcgggcggagaaggaggaagCGTCGTCGGCGGGGCCGGGGGCGCCGTGCGGGGCGTGCAAGTTCCTGCGGCGGCGTTGCGCGCCCGGGTGCGTGTTCGCGCCCCActtcagcggcggcggcgggagggagcgcggcgcggcgcagtTCGCGGCCGTGCACAGGGTGTTCGGCGCCAGCAACGTGGCCAAGCTGCTGTCGCGTGTGCCCGTGGCGCTGCGCCGGGACACGGCGCGCACGGTCTGCTACGAGGCCCAGGCCCGCATCGCCGACCCCGTCTACGGCTGCGTCGGCACCATCCTCGCCCTCCAGCACCAG GTAGCGCTGCTCCAAGGCCAGCTCTCCATCCTGCAATCCCAGCTCTTCAACTACAGGCTGGCCTTCGCGAGCACGCACCCCGACGCAGACCACTTCGCGGCGCTGCAGCCAGCGTACTCCGCCGGATCGGCGCCGAGCCAGATGGTGACCTACGACGACCTCCCGCAGGCCGTAGATTTCATGGATGTGGAGCCCCAGATGAGGGGCCTGGAATCCCTGCAGCTGTCGCAGCCACCGCATCTGGAGGAAAACGAGAGCCAGGACATGAGTCCTTTCTCGGATAATGTAGGACAACAACCGCAACCATAG
- the LOC100844373 gene encoding histone-lysine N-methyltransferase SUVR3, with protein MRNPTAPCAVSELAELVLPWLPPPDLAAAASASRALRAATSVVTARRAADSSRGLEAVPVPFDNPIDSKPYAYFLYTPFSLIHSPASSTNLQPWGCAWAQPPGPTWPRPHLGLPSAGCGCAAEECGGAGCACADMEAEMADALGAGMGSLRECGDGCACGPLCGNRRTQRGVTVRLRVVRQLKKGWGLHAAEALHRGQFVCEYAGEFLTTEEAQRRQRLYDELASVGKLSPALLVIREHLPSGRACLRVNIDATKVGNVARFINHSCDGGNLQPVLVRSSGSLLPRLCFLAARDIVEGEELTFSYGDARLRPKGLPCFCESLCCPGVLPAEET; from the exons ATGAGAAATCCAACAGCACCCTGTGCTGTGAGCGAGTTGGCCGAGCTGGTCCTGCcgtggctgccgccgccggacctTGCCGCCGCGGCTTCAGCCAGCCGCGCCCTGCGCGCAGCCACGTCTGTCGtcaccgcccgccgcgccgctgaCTCATCCCGCGGCCTGGAGGCCGTCCCTGTCCCCTTCGACAACCCCATCGACTCTAAGCCCTACGCCTACTTCCTCTACACCCCCTTCTCCCTCATCCATTCCCCAGCCTCCTCCACCAATCTCCAGCCGTGGGGCTGCGCATGGGCCCAGCCGCCAGGCCCCACCTGGCCCCGCCCCCACCTAGGCCTCCCCTCGGCTGGATGCGGGTGCGCCGCGGaggagtgcggcggcgcggggtgcgcGTGCGCTGATATGGAGGCCGAGATGGCGGATGCCCTGGGGGCGGGGATGGGGAGCCTCAGGGAGTGCGGCGACGGGTGCGCGTGCGGGCCCTTGTGCGGGAACCGGCGAACGCAGCGCGGCGTCACGGTGCGGTTGCGCGTCGTGCGTCAACTGAAGAAAGGGTGGGGGCTGCACGCCGCCGAGGCCCTTCACCGGGGGCAGTTCGTCTGCGAGTATGCCG GTGAGTTCTTGACAACAGAAGAAGCACAGAGACGGCAGAGGCTGTACGATGAGCTTGCCTCTGTCGGTAAGCTCTCTCCTGCACTTCTTGTCATACGAGAGCATCTTCCTTCTGGGAGAGCATGCTTGCGAGTTAACATTGATGCAACCAAAGTGGGAAATGTGGCTCGTTTCATCAACCATTCATGTGATGGAGGCAACCTGCAGCCTGTCTTAGTAAGGAGCTCCGGTTCATTGCTACCAAGGCTCTGCTTTCTGGCTGCTAGAGATATAGTGGAAGGGGAAGAGCTCACCTTTAGCTATGGGGATGCTAGACTTAGGCCTAAGGGCTTACCGTGCTTCTGCGAAAGCTTGTGTTGTCCTGGCGTACTTCCTGCTGAAGAAACCTGA